The following proteins are co-located in the Streptomyces bottropensis ATCC 25435 genome:
- a CDS encoding zinc ribbon domain-containing protein produces MTSYCPHCGTPGPDEARFCMKCGRERPPVPAAAPGAGTGATPAPPTAPPTAPPAVPPSAPPGAPPGPPPPPEYAPAPASPSPVGAFLGRAFRGDWAGAALAALWPVGLLFLAAVALAVPSYGQSGQDEEDFIGFGDRLGLALAGLLQGLGGGFEISESGGGDYSGEFRSAEGALSVTLVPLTVTALFVGALFIGVRLLRTRLVTRGAYGGGAYGSVYGGAYGGVPGGTHAGGYGGTYAGVPAAAPGGGRTAGLEAAVRVTLLVTVAVLLLALFGEPEIAVVEVSTSVWRAALGALLLTAAVSAGLLQRDDLAAWLAVRPGPRALFRATGTAVRAMAIVLVLCSLVAFVVLAANDEWRGEWDEELNPLLLVLLVLPNLAVHLLGLGWGASVQGEAGGTSQGSDASFGDGDSSGDYGLVESGPYGGGYERESFGLSELGDAVNSWAVVGALTLGAVCALTLGVLAARRSSGRGEQLLAAGVFFGLFLLLAGVGGFGMEASGSATSDFSSEFSGAGRVDVGLDIPEALLFGLLWIFGAAFLAPYLVQMAGARTAVIAPPIPAMPSGGPASHGVPPQPSVAHRPSVPAPAPAPASAPASYEPPLVELGHHVAPGAPAGPRSRTLVWIITIVAALVIGGGGAAAILLWQK; encoded by the coding sequence ATGACGTCCTACTGCCCGCACTGCGGAACACCCGGCCCCGACGAGGCGCGCTTCTGCATGAAGTGCGGACGGGAACGCCCGCCGGTCCCGGCGGCGGCGCCCGGTGCGGGGACCGGGGCGACCCCGGCGCCACCGACCGCCCCACCGACCGCTCCACCGGCGGTCCCCCCGTCGGCCCCGCCGGGCGCACCCCCCGGCCCGCCGCCCCCGCCCGAGTACGCCCCCGCCCCCGCAAGCCCCTCACCCGTGGGCGCCTTCCTCGGCCGGGCCTTCCGGGGCGACTGGGCAGGCGCGGCCCTGGCCGCCCTCTGGCCGGTCGGACTCCTCTTCCTGGCGGCCGTCGCCCTGGCCGTCCCGTCGTACGGCCAGAGCGGCCAGGACGAAGAGGACTTCATCGGCTTCGGCGACCGTCTCGGCCTCGCCCTCGCCGGCCTCCTCCAGGGCCTCGGCGGCGGCTTCGAGATCTCCGAGTCCGGCGGCGGCGACTACTCCGGCGAGTTCCGGTCCGCCGAGGGCGCCCTCTCGGTGACCCTGGTCCCGCTCACGGTGACCGCCCTCTTCGTCGGGGCCCTCTTCATCGGCGTACGGCTGCTCCGCACACGCCTGGTGACGCGGGGCGCGTACGGCGGTGGTGCGTACGGCAGCGTGTACGGCGGTGCCTACGGGGGCGTGCCGGGCGGAACCCACGCCGGCGGCTACGGCGGCACGTACGCCGGAGTGCCCGCGGCCGCGCCCGGTGGCGGCCGTACCGCCGGGCTCGAAGCGGCCGTACGGGTCACGCTGCTGGTGACGGTCGCCGTTCTGCTGCTCGCGCTGTTCGGGGAGCCCGAGATCGCGGTCGTCGAGGTCTCGACATCGGTCTGGCGTGCGGCCCTCGGCGCCCTGCTGCTCACCGCCGCCGTCTCGGCCGGTCTGCTGCAACGCGACGACCTGGCCGCCTGGCTGGCCGTCCGCCCCGGCCCCCGGGCCCTGTTCCGGGCGACCGGGACGGCCGTACGGGCCATGGCGATCGTCCTCGTCCTCTGCTCGCTCGTCGCGTTCGTCGTCCTCGCGGCGAACGACGAGTGGCGGGGCGAATGGGACGAGGAACTCAACCCGCTCCTGCTCGTGCTGCTCGTCCTGCCCAACCTCGCCGTCCACCTCCTCGGCCTCGGCTGGGGCGCGTCCGTCCAGGGCGAGGCGGGCGGTACGAGTCAGGGGAGCGACGCGTCGTTCGGTGATGGCGACTCGTCCGGTGACTACGGGCTCGTCGAGTCCGGCCCGTACGGCGGCGGCTACGAGCGCGAGTCGTTCGGGCTCTCCGAACTGGGCGACGCCGTCAACTCCTGGGCGGTCGTGGGGGCCTTGACGCTGGGTGCGGTGTGCGCCCTGACCCTCGGGGTTCTGGCGGCCCGCCGCTCCTCGGGCCGCGGCGAGCAACTCCTCGCCGCCGGGGTCTTCTTCGGACTGTTCCTCCTCCTCGCCGGTGTCGGCGGCTTCGGCATGGAGGCGTCCGGCTCCGCCACGTCCGACTTCAGCAGCGAGTTCTCGGGCGCGGGCCGGGTGGACGTGGGCCTCGACATCCCCGAGGCGCTGCTCTTCGGCCTCCTGTGGATCTTCGGTGCCGCCTTCCTCGCGCCCTACCTGGTCCAGATGGCCGGGGCACGCACGGCGGTCATCGCCCCGCCGATCCCCGCCATGCCGAGCGGTGGCCCGGCGTCCCACGGGGTCCCGCCGCAGCCCTCCGTCGCGCACCGGCCGTCGGTCCCGGCCCCGGCGCCCGCGCCGGCCTCGGCCCCGGCCTCGTACGAGCCTCCGCTCGTCGAACTCGGCCACCACGTGGCACCCGGGGCCCCGGCCGGGCCCCGCAGCCGGACCCTGGTCTGGATCATCACGATCGTCGCGGCCCTCGTGATCGGCGGGGGAGGGGCGGCGGCGATCCTGCTCTGGCAGAAGTAG
- a CDS encoding PASTA domain-containing protein encodes MRITPKSSEVLVPRFVGLMAVDARETAEADGLTLVAPDRPDLRLAAVDHVVRQYPPPGVKVPRGAAVTVWFESGDDGGGVREPRHGGPPPGLRRALDEPGDPFPVLR; translated from the coding sequence GTGCGCATAACACCCAAGTCATCCGAAGTGCTTGTGCCGCGGTTCGTCGGCCTGATGGCCGTGGACGCGCGCGAGACGGCCGAGGCGGACGGGCTGACCCTCGTCGCGCCCGACCGGCCCGACCTCCGGCTCGCCGCCGTGGACCACGTCGTACGGCAGTACCCGCCGCCGGGCGTGAAGGTGCCGCGCGGGGCCGCGGTGACCGTGTGGTTCGAGTCGGGTGACGACGGCGGCGGTGTGCGGGAGCCGCGCCACGGTGGACCGCCGCCGGGGTTGCGCAGGGCGTTGGACGAGCCGGGGGATCCGTTCCCCGTTCTCCGCTAG
- a CDS encoding GNAT family N-acetyltransferase, whose product MTRALPDVRLRVPTDEDAVAWHRIFDDPDVMEFHGGRSAELSVYEELTARQRRHDAEHGFCLWTMLDEEGRAIGFTGAQPWPREWGPTGEIEIGWRLARDHWGKGYVTAAATQTLERVREAGVGSVVAMVDARNERSIAVTRRLGMELAETYTTPVSRQKGHCYRLAL is encoded by the coding sequence GTGACCAGAGCTCTGCCCGACGTACGGCTGCGTGTCCCCACCGACGAGGACGCCGTCGCCTGGCACCGGATCTTCGACGATCCCGACGTCATGGAGTTCCACGGCGGCCGGTCCGCCGAGCTGTCCGTCTACGAGGAGCTCACCGCGCGCCAGCGCCGCCACGACGCCGAACACGGGTTCTGCCTGTGGACGATGCTCGACGAGGAGGGCCGGGCCATCGGCTTCACCGGCGCCCAGCCGTGGCCCCGGGAGTGGGGTCCGACCGGCGAGATCGAGATCGGCTGGCGGCTCGCCCGGGACCACTGGGGCAAGGGGTATGTGACCGCCGCCGCCACGCAGACCCTGGAACGGGTGCGGGAGGCGGGCGTGGGCAGCGTCGTCGCCATGGTCGACGCCCGCAACGAGCGGTCCATCGCGGTGACCCGGCGGCTGGGCATGGAGCTGGCGGAGACCTACACGACGCCGGTCTCGCGGCAGAAGGGGCACTGCTACCGGCTGGCGCTGTGA
- a CDS encoding geranylgeranyl reductase family protein translates to MTEPQPLTEHTADVIVVGAGPAGSTTAYYLAKAGLDVLLLEKTSFPREKVCGDGLTPRATKQLVSMGIDISEEAGWLRNKGLRIIGGGVRLQLDWPDLAAYPNYGLVRKRDDFDEQLARQAQKAGARLHERCNVGAPIIDDRTGRITGVHAKLGDEKREVTFHAPLVVAADGNSTRLSLAMGLHRREDRPMGVAVRTYFTSPRHDDDYLESWLELWDKRGPGEDRLLPGYGWIFGMGDGTSNVGLGVLNTSAAFKELDWRDVLKAWCASMPEEWGYTPDNMTGPIRGAALPMAFNRQPHYTKGLLLVGDAGGMVNPFNGEGIAYAMESGQIAADVIVQAHARTTPGQRELALQRYPQVLKDTFGGYYTMGRAFVKLIGNPKIMKLATQRGLTHPLLMKFTLKMLANLTDPTGGDAMDRIINGLSKVAPKA, encoded by the coding sequence GTGACCGAGCCCCAGCCCCTTACCGAACACACCGCCGATGTGATCGTCGTCGGGGCCGGGCCAGCCGGTTCCACCACCGCGTACTACCTGGCGAAGGCCGGGCTGGACGTGCTGCTCCTGGAGAAGACCAGCTTCCCGAGGGAGAAGGTCTGCGGCGACGGCCTCACCCCGCGTGCCACCAAGCAGCTGGTGTCGATGGGCATCGACATCTCCGAGGAGGCCGGCTGGCTCCGCAACAAGGGCCTGCGGATCATCGGCGGCGGCGTCCGTCTCCAGCTGGACTGGCCGGATCTCGCCGCCTACCCGAACTACGGACTCGTCCGCAAGCGCGACGACTTCGACGAACAGCTCGCCCGCCAGGCCCAGAAGGCGGGCGCCCGGCTGCACGAGCGCTGCAACGTGGGCGCGCCGATCATCGACGACCGCACGGGCCGCATCACCGGCGTGCATGCCAAGCTCGGCGACGAGAAGCGGGAAGTCACCTTCCACGCTCCGCTGGTGGTGGCCGCCGACGGCAACTCCACCCGCCTGTCCCTCGCGATGGGCCTGCACCGCCGCGAGGACCGTCCGATGGGCGTCGCGGTCCGTACGTACTTCACCTCCCCGCGCCACGACGACGACTACCTGGAGTCCTGGCTGGAACTGTGGGACAAGCGCGGGCCGGGCGAGGACCGTCTCCTGCCCGGTTACGGCTGGATCTTCGGCATGGGCGACGGCACGTCGAACGTCGGTCTGGGCGTGCTCAACACCTCCGCCGCCTTCAAGGAGCTGGACTGGCGCGACGTCCTGAAGGCCTGGTGCGCCTCCATGCCGGAGGAGTGGGGCTACACCCCCGACAACATGACCGGGCCCATCCGCGGCGCCGCCCTCCCGATGGCCTTCAACCGCCAGCCCCACTACACCAAGGGCCTGTTGCTGGTCGGCGACGCCGGCGGCATGGTGAACCCGTTCAACGGCGAGGGCATCGCCTACGCCATGGAGTCCGGACAGATCGCGGCCGACGTCATCGTCCAGGCCCACGCCCGCACTACCCCCGGGCAGCGCGAACTCGCCCTGCAGCGCTACCCGCAGGTCCTCAAGGACACCTTCGGCGGCTACTACACGATGGGCCGCGCCTTCGTGAAGCTCATCGGCAACCCGAAGATCATGAAGCTCGCGACGCAGCGGGGCCTCACCCACCCGCTCCTGATGAAGTTCACCCTGAAGATGCTGGCCAACCTCACCGACCCCACCGGCGGCGACGCGATGGACCGCATCATCAACGGCCTGAGCAAGGTGGCCCCGAAGGCGTGA
- a CDS encoding C40 family peptidase codes for MEESLVPLVPMSHTAHIRSHRKPRRNASSIAMRAGVAGGVLSTVAVAGASTSAFAAEPVTQTLELPTLTADLATQAAQSADATQAMAADYQLQAERDTAAELAAKQAEKDLAKAKKEEARKKAAAEAERKAEAERAARDSERTTLTTNSSTATTTTTTAPASGSVGTVIAFLKAQLGDAYVMGATGPNAWDCSSLVQAAFKQVGVDLPRVSQDQSMQGTEVSLSNLQVGDILYWGAKGSAYHVGVYVGNGQYLDAANPSKGVVIQDLSGYPATGAVRVL; via the coding sequence ATGGAGGAGTCGCTGGTACCGCTTGTACCCATGTCCCACACCGCTCACATACGCAGCCACCGGAAACCCCGCCGCAACGCGTCCTCGATCGCGATGCGCGCCGGAGTCGCCGGTGGCGTTCTCAGCACCGTGGCAGTGGCCGGCGCGTCCACGTCGGCTTTCGCGGCGGAGCCGGTGACGCAGACGCTCGAACTGCCCACCCTCACGGCCGACCTGGCCACGCAGGCCGCGCAGTCCGCGGACGCCACGCAGGCGATGGCGGCCGACTACCAGCTGCAGGCCGAGCGTGACACGGCTGCCGAACTGGCTGCCAAGCAGGCCGAGAAGGACCTGGCCAAGGCGAAGAAGGAAGAGGCCCGCAAGAAGGCCGCCGCCGAGGCCGAGCGCAAGGCCGAGGCCGAGCGTGCCGCGCGCGACAGCGAGCGGACCACCCTGACGACCAACTCGTCGACCGCCACCACCACGACGACGACGGCGCCCGCCAGTGGCAGCGTCGGCACGGTCATCGCCTTCCTCAAGGCACAGCTCGGCGACGCCTACGTGATGGGCGCCACCGGCCCCAACGCGTGGGACTGCTCCTCACTGGTGCAGGCCGCCTTCAAGCAGGTCGGCGTGGACCTCCCCCGGGTCTCGCAGGACCAGTCGATGCAGGGCACCGAGGTCTCGCTGTCCAACCTTCAGGTCGGCGACATCCTGTACTGGGGCGCCAAGGGCTCCGCGTACCACGTGGGTGTCTACGTCGGGAACGGCCAGTACCTCGACGCGGCGAACCCCTCCAAGGGCGTCGTCATCCAGGACCTGTCCGGCTACCCGGCGACGGGCGCGGTGCGCGTGCTCTGA
- a CDS encoding NADH-quinone oxidoreductase subunit A, with the protein MNAYAPILVLGALGAGFAIFSVIMASLIGPKRYNRAKLEAYECGIEPTPTPAGGGRFPIKYYLTAMLFIVFDIEIVFLYPWAVTFDALGVFGLVEMLLFVLTVFVAYAYVWRRGGLEWD; encoded by the coding sequence GTGAACGCCTATGCGCCCATCCTCGTACTGGGAGCCCTCGGGGCAGGCTTTGCGATCTTCTCCGTGATCATGGCCTCGCTGATCGGCCCGAAGCGCTACAACCGGGCCAAGCTCGAGGCTTACGAGTGCGGGATCGAGCCCACCCCCACGCCGGCCGGCGGAGGGCGTTTCCCTATCAAGTACTACCTGACGGCGATGCTCTTCATCGTCTTCGACATCGAGATCGTCTTCCTCTACCCCTGGGCCGTCACCTTCGACGCCCTGGGTGTTTTCGGGCTCGTGGAGATGCTGCTCTTCGTGCTCACCGTCTTCGTCGCCTACGCGTACGTCTGGCGCCGGGGCGGCCTGGAATGGGACTGA
- a CDS encoding NuoB/complex I 20 kDa subunit family protein: MGLEEKLPSGFLLTTVEQAAGWVRKASVFPATFGLACCAIEMMTTGAGRYDLARFGMEVFRGSPRQADLMIVAGRVSQKMAPVLRQVYDQMPNPKWVISMGVCASSGGMFNNYAIVQGVDHIVPVDIYLPGCPPRPEMLLDAILKLHQKIQTSKLGVNAEEAAREAEEAALKALPLIEMKGLLR; this comes from the coding sequence ATGGGACTCGAAGAAAAACTGCCGAGCGGTTTCCTGCTGACCACCGTCGAGCAGGCCGCGGGCTGGGTACGCAAGGCGTCCGTCTTCCCCGCGACCTTCGGCCTCGCCTGCTGTGCCATCGAGATGATGACCACGGGCGCGGGGCGCTACGACCTGGCGCGCTTCGGGATGGAGGTGTTCCGGGGGTCGCCGCGTCAGGCGGACCTGATGATCGTGGCCGGCCGGGTCAGCCAGAAGATGGCGCCGGTGCTGCGGCAGGTCTACGACCAGATGCCCAATCCCAAGTGGGTGATCTCCATGGGGGTCTGCGCGTCGTCGGGCGGCATGTTCAACAACTACGCGATCGTCCAGGGCGTCGACCACATCGTCCCCGTCGACATCTATCTGCCCGGCTGCCCGCCGCGGCCGGAGATGCTGTTGGACGCGATCCTCAAGCTCCACCAGAAGATCCAGACGTCCAAGCTCGGCGTGAACGCCGAGGAAGCGGCCCGCGAGGCGGAGGAAGCGGCACTCAAGGCGCTCCCCCTCATCGAGATGAAGGGGCTGCTGCGATGA
- a CDS encoding NADH-quinone oxidoreductase subunit C yields the protein MSDANGRNGAGGPDAGGSNGVNPEKDLAASNLPGQRGDGGEEIRVQRGMFGASNGGDTSGYGGLVRSIRLPGASARPYGGWFDEVADELEGALEEQGLVPESVIDKTVVDRGELTFHIEREHLPRVARTLRDDPALRFELCTGVSGVHYPGDKGRELHAVYHLRSITHNRLIRLEVSAPDADPHVPSLVSVYPTNDWHEREAYDFFGIVFEGHPALTRIMMPDDWQGFPQRKDYPLGGIPVEYKGAQIPAPDQRRSYS from the coding sequence ATGAGCGACGCGAACGGCAGGAACGGTGCCGGCGGACCGGATGCGGGCGGCTCGAACGGGGTGAACCCCGAGAAGGACCTCGCCGCCTCCAACCTCCCCGGTCAGCGCGGCGACGGCGGTGAGGAGATCCGCGTCCAGCGCGGCATGTTCGGCGCGAGCAACGGCGGCGACACCTCCGGTTATGGGGGTCTGGTCCGCTCGATCCGGCTTCCGGGTGCGTCGGCGAGGCCGTACGGCGGCTGGTTCGACGAGGTCGCCGACGAGCTGGAGGGCGCTCTGGAGGAGCAGGGCCTGGTTCCGGAGAGCGTGATCGACAAGACGGTCGTCGACCGGGGTGAGCTCACCTTCCACATCGAGCGTGAGCACCTGCCGCGCGTCGCCCGGACCCTCCGCGACGACCCGGCCCTCCGCTTCGAACTGTGCACCGGCGTCTCCGGCGTCCACTACCCCGGTGACAAGGGTCGTGAGCTGCACGCGGTCTACCACCTGCGCTCGATCACCCACAACCGGTTGATCCGCCTGGAGGTCTCGGCTCCGGACGCCGACCCGCATGTCCCGTCGCTGGTGTCGGTCTATCCGACGAACGACTGGCACGAGCGGGAGGCGTACGACTTCTTCGGCATCGTCTTCGAGGGCCATCCGGCGCTGACGCGGATCATGATGCCGGACGACTGGCAGGGCTTCCCGCAGCGCAAGGACTATCCCCTCGGCGGTATCCCCGTCGAGTACAAGGGCGCCCAGATCCCGGCTCCGGACCAGCGGAGGTCGTACTCATGA
- a CDS encoding NADH-quinone oxidoreductase subunit D, producing MNTQHASAESAASARETTEGTVYTVTGGDWDEVAESAARSDDERIIVNMGPQHPSTHGVLRLILEIDGETVTEARCGIGYLHTGIEKNLEYRTWTQGTTFVTRMDYLTPFFNETAYCLAVEKLLGIEGEIPDRASVIRVLLMELNRLSSHLVCIATGGMELGATTIMIYGFRDRELILDIYELITGLRMNHAYVRPGGLAQDLPPGAVDQIREFVKKMQKNLPEYDKLATGNPIFKARMQDVGYLDLSGCMALGATGPILRSAGLPHDLRKAQPYCGYETYDFDVPTADTCDSYGRFLIRLEEMRQSLRIVEQCLDRLQPGPVMVGDKKIAWPAQLALGPDGLGNSLDHIKKIMGTSMEALIHHFKLVTEGFRVPPGQAYVAVESPKGELGVHVVSDGGTRPFRVHYRDPSFTNLQAMAAMCEGGQVADVIVAVASIDPVMGGVDR from the coding sequence ATGAACACGCAGCACGCTTCCGCGGAGTCCGCCGCCTCGGCGCGTGAGACGACCGAGGGCACCGTCTACACGGTCACCGGTGGTGACTGGGACGAGGTCGCCGAGAGCGCGGCCCGGTCCGACGACGAGCGCATCATCGTCAACATGGGTCCGCAGCATCCGTCCACCCATGGTGTGCTGCGGCTGATCCTGGAGATCGACGGGGAGACTGTCACCGAGGCCCGGTGCGGTATCGGTTATCTCCACACCGGCATCGAGAAGAACCTCGAGTACCGGACGTGGACGCAGGGCACGACGTTCGTGACGCGGATGGATTACCTGACGCCGTTCTTCAACGAGACGGCGTACTGCCTCGCGGTGGAGAAGCTCCTCGGCATCGAGGGCGAGATCCCGGACCGTGCCTCGGTCATCCGTGTGCTTCTGATGGAGCTGAACCGGCTCTCCTCGCACCTGGTGTGCATCGCCACCGGCGGTATGGAGCTGGGCGCGACCACGATCATGATCTACGGATTCCGTGATCGTGAACTGATTCTCGACATCTACGAGCTGATCACCGGCCTGCGCATGAACCACGCGTACGTCCGCCCCGGCGGACTTGCCCAGGATCTGCCGCCCGGTGCGGTGGACCAGATCCGTGAGTTCGTGAAGAAGATGCAGAAGAACCTTCCCGAGTACGACAAGCTCGCCACCGGCAATCCCATCTTCAAGGCCCGGATGCAGGATGTCGGCTACCTGGATCTGTCCGGCTGCATGGCGCTGGGCGCCACCGGTCCGATCCTGCGCTCGGCGGGCCTGCCGCACGACCTGCGCAAGGCGCAGCCGTACTGCGGGTACGAGACGTACGACTTCGACGTGCCGACCGCCGACACCTGTGATTCCTACGGCCGTTTCCTGATCCGGCTGGAGGAGATGCGCCAGTCCCTGCGGATCGTCGAGCAGTGTCTGGACCGGCTGCAGCCCGGCCCGGTCATGGTCGGTGACAAGAAGATCGCCTGGCCCGCGCAGCTCGCGCTGGGACCGGACGGGCTGGGCAACTCCCTGGATCACATCAAGAAGATCATGGGCACGTCCATGGAGGCCCTGATCCATCACTTCAAGCTGGTGACCGAGGGTTTCCGTGTCCCGCCGGGACAGGCGTACGTGGCGGTGGAGTCGCCCAAGGGCGAACTGGGGGTGCACGTTGTCTCCGACGGAGGCACCCGTCCCTTCCGGGTCCACTACCGCGACCCGTCCTTCACCAATCTGCAGGCGATGGCGGCGATGTGTGAGGGCGGCCAGGTCGCCGACGTCATCGTCGCCGTCGCGTCCATCGACCCCGTGATGGGAGGCGTCGACCGGTGA
- the nuoE gene encoding NADH-quinone oxidoreductase subunit NuoE — protein sequence MPQLPAPDFPDDVRARLERDAAEVVARYPDSRSALLPLLHLMQAEEGHVTRTGMRFCADVLGLTTAEVTAVATFYSMYRRGPSGDYQVGVCTNTLCAVMGGDAIFEALQDHLGVGNGETTDDGKVTLEHIECNAACDFAPVVMVNWEFFDNQTVDSAKRLVDDLREGAEVEPTRGAPLCTFKETARILAGFPDTRPGAVEASGGAGHASLTGLRLARGESGPARVVHPRGGGAPKGTPPHEPSPNEHLSSHDAPQDTSASDPSHPAGPVSEEGE from the coding sequence ATGCCCCAACTGCCCGCGCCCGATTTCCCGGACGACGTTCGGGCCCGGCTGGAACGCGACGCGGCCGAGGTCGTCGCCCGCTACCCCGACTCCCGGTCCGCGCTGCTGCCGCTGCTGCATCTCATGCAGGCGGAGGAGGGCCATGTCACCCGTACCGGCATGCGGTTCTGCGCCGACGTGCTCGGCCTGACCACGGCCGAGGTCACCGCGGTGGCCACCTTCTACTCCATGTACCGGCGGGGGCCCTCGGGCGACTACCAGGTGGGCGTCTGCACCAACACCCTGTGCGCGGTGATGGGCGGCGACGCGATCTTCGAGGCGCTGCAGGACCACCTCGGTGTCGGCAACGGGGAGACCACCGACGACGGCAAGGTCACCCTGGAGCACATCGAGTGCAACGCGGCCTGCGACTTCGCGCCGGTCGTGATGGTCAACTGGGAGTTCTTCGACAACCAGACCGTCGACAGCGCCAAGCGCCTCGTCGACGACCTGCGCGAGGGAGCCGAGGTCGAGCCCACGCGCGGGGCGCCGCTGTGCACCTTCAAGGAGACCGCGCGGATCCTCGCCGGCTTCCCCGACACCCGGCCCGGGGCCGTCGAGGCGAGCGGCGGCGCCGGACACGCCTCACTGACCGGCCTCCGCCTGGCCAGGGGAGAGAGCGGACCCGCGCGCGTGGTGCACCCCAGGGGCGGTGGCGCCCCCAAGGGCACACCGCCGCACGAGCCGTCACCCAACGAACACCTCAGCTCGCACGACGCGCCGCAGGACACATCGGCTTCCGACCCGTCCCACCCGGCGGGCCCGGTCTCCGAGGAGGGGGAGTGA
- the nuoF gene encoding NADH-quinone oxidoreductase subunit NuoF: MTLAPEINETSPQKLLAPVLSAFWDEDRSWSLDVYRRHEGYEGLRKALAMSPDEVIAYVKESGLRGRGGAGFPTGMKWQFIPQGDGKPHYLVVNADESEPGTCKDIPLLFANPHSLVEGMIIACYAIRSSHAFIYLRGEVVPVLRRLHEAVREAYEAGFLGENILGSGLDLDITVHAGAGAYICGEETALLDSLEGRRGQPRLRPPFPAVEGLYACPTVVNNVESIASVPAILHKGKEWFRSMGSEKSPGFTLYSLSGHVTSPGQYEAPLGITLRQLLEMSGGMRPGHRLKFWTPGGSSTPMFTDEHLDVPLDYEGVGAAGSMLGTKALQCFDETTCVVRAVTRWTEFYAHESCGKCTPCREGTYWLVQLLRDIEAGKGVMSDLDKLNDIADNINGKSFCALGDGAASPIFSSLKYFRAEYEDHITGRGCPFDPAKSTAWADKDKHAEVNA, encoded by the coding sequence ATGACCTTGGCACCGGAGATCAATGAGACCAGCCCGCAGAAGCTGCTCGCACCCGTGCTGTCGGCCTTCTGGGACGAGGACAGGTCCTGGTCGCTCGACGTCTACCGACGGCACGAGGGGTATGAGGGACTGCGCAAGGCGCTGGCCATGTCTCCGGACGAGGTCATCGCGTACGTCAAGGAGTCGGGTCTGCGCGGCCGGGGCGGCGCGGGATTCCCGACCGGAATGAAGTGGCAGTTCATCCCCCAGGGGGACGGCAAGCCGCACTATCTGGTGGTCAACGCCGACGAATCGGAACCCGGGACGTGCAAGGACATTCCGCTCCTCTTCGCGAACCCGCACAGCCTCGTCGAAGGCATGATCATCGCGTGCTACGCCATCCGCTCCTCGCACGCCTTCATCTACCTGCGCGGTGAAGTCGTGCCCGTGCTGCGGCGGTTGCACGAGGCCGTCCGTGAGGCCTACGAGGCCGGCTTCCTCGGCGAGAACATCCTGGGCAGCGGACTCGACCTCGACATCACCGTGCACGCGGGCGCGGGCGCGTACATCTGCGGTGAGGAGACCGCACTGCTCGACTCCCTCGAAGGCCGCCGTGGTCAGCCGCGACTGCGTCCTCCCTTCCCCGCTGTCGAGGGCCTCTACGCGTGCCCCACCGTCGTGAACAACGTCGAGTCCATCGCGTCGGTTCCCGCCATCCTGCACAAGGGCAAGGAATGGTTCCGGTCGATGGGCAGCGAGAAGTCCCCCGGCTTCACGCTCTACTCGCTCAGCGGCCACGTCACCAGCCCCGGCCAGTACGAGGCACCGCTCGGCATCACACTGCGCCAGCTGCTGGAGATGAGCGGCGGAATGCGCCCCGGACACCGCCTCAAGTTCTGGACACCGGGCGGCTCCTCGACCCCGATGTTCACCGACGAGCACCTCGACGTCCCCCTCGACTACGAGGGAGTGGGCGCCGCGGGTTCCATGCTCGGCACGAAGGCACTGCAGTGCTTCGACGAGACGACCTGCGTCGTGCGCGCCGTCACCCGCTGGACCGAGTTCTACGCCCACGAGTCCTGCGGCAAGTGCACCCCCTGCCGCGAAGGCACCTACTGGCTCGTGCAGTTGCTGCGTGACATCGAGGCAGGCAAGGGCGTCATGTCCGACCTCGACAAGCTGAACGACATCGCCGACAACATCAACGGCAAGTCCTTCTGCGCCCTCGGCGACGGCGCTGCCTCGCCGATCTTCTCCTCCCTCAAGTACTTCCGCGCGGAGTACGAGGACCACATCACGGGCCGGGGCTGCCCCTTCGACCCGGCCAAGTCGACCGCCTGGGCGGACAAGGACAAGCACGCGGAGGTGAACGCATGA